A genome region from Prionailurus bengalensis isolate Pbe53 chromosome B4, Fcat_Pben_1.1_paternal_pri, whole genome shotgun sequence includes the following:
- the CPSF6 gene encoding cleavage and polyadenylation specificity factor subunit 6 isoform X4 produces the protein MADGVDHIDIYADVGEEFNQEAEYGGHDQIDLYDDVISPSANNGDAPEDRDYMDTLPPTVGDDVGKGAAPNVVYTYTGKRIALYIGNLTWWTTDEDLTEAVHSLGVNDILEIKFFENRANGQSKGFALVGVGSEASSKKLMDLLPKRELHGQNPVVTPCNKQFLSQFEMQSRKTTQSGQMSGEGKAGPPGGSSRAAFPQGGRGRGRFPGAVPGGDRFPGPTGPGGPPPPFPAGQTPPRPPLGPPGPPGPPGPPPPGQVLPPPLAGPPNRGDRPPPPVLFPGQPFGQPPLGPLPPGPPPPVPGYGPPPGPPPPQQGPPPPPGPFPPRPPGPLGPPLTLAPPPHLPGPPPGAPPPAPHVNPAFFPPPTNSGMPTSDSRGPPPTDPYGRPPPYDRGDYGPPGREMDTARTPLSEAEFEEIMNRNRAISSSAISRAVSDASAGDYGSAIETLVTAISLIKQSKVSADDRCKVLISSLQDCLHGIESKSYGSGSRRERSRERDHSRSREKSRRHKSRSRDRHDDYYRERSRERERHRDRDRDRDRERDREREYRHR, from the exons ATGGCGGACGGTGTGGACCACATAGACATTTACGCGGATGTAGGCGAAGAGTTCAACCAG GAAGCTGAATATGGTGGGCATGATCAGATAGATTTGTATGATGATGTCATCTCTCCATCTGCAAATAATGGAGATGCCCCAGAAGACCGTGATTACATGGATACTCTCCCACCAactgttggtgatgatgtgggtAAAGGAGCAGCACCAAATGTTGTCTATACGTATACTGGAAAGAGAATTGCATTGTATATCGGAAATCTGACATGG TGGACAACAGATGAAGACTTAACTGAAGCAGTTCATTCTTTGGGAGTAAATGATATTTTGGagataaaattttttgaaaatcgGGCAAATGGCCAGTCAAAAGG GTTTGCCCTTGTTGGTGTTGGATCTGAAGCATCCTCAAAAAAGTTAATGGATCTGTTGCCTAAAAGAGAACTTCATGGTCAGAATCCTGTTGTAACTCCATGCAATAAACAGTTCCTGAGTCAATTTGAAATGCAGTCCAGGAAAA CTACACAATCAGGACAAATGTCTGGGGAAGGTAAAGCTGGTCCTCCAGGAGGCAGTTCACGTGCAGCATTTCCACAAGGTGGTAGAGGACGGGGCCGTTTTCCAGGGGCTGTTCCCGGTGGGGACAGATTTCCTGGACCAACAGGACCAGGAGGGCCACCCCCACCTTTTCCag CTGGACAGACTCCACCACGTCCACCCTTAGGTCCTCCAGGCCCACCTGGTCCACCAGGTCCTCCACCTCCTGGTCAggttctgcctcctcctctagCTGGGCCTCCTAATCGAGGAGATCGCCCACCACCACCAGTTCTTTTTCCTGGACAACCTTTTGGGCAGCCTCCATTGGGTCCGCTTCCTCCTGGCCCTCCACCTCCAGTTCCGGGCTACGGCCCCCCTCCTGGTCCACCACCTCCACAACAGGGaccacctccacctccaggcCCCTTTCCACCTCGCCCACCTGGCCCTCTTGGGCCACCCCTGACACTTGCTCCTCCTCCGCATCTTCCTGGACCAcctccaggtgccccaccaccaGCTCCACATGTGAACCCGGCTTTCTTTCCTCCACCGACTAACAGCGGCATGCCTACATCAGATAGCCGGGGTCCACCACCAACAGATCCATATGGCCGACCTCCACCGTATGATAGGGGTGACTATGGGCCTCCTGGCAG ggaaatggATACTGCAAGAACGCCATTGAGTGAAGCTGAGTTTGAAGAAATCATGAATAGAAATAGGGCAATCTCAAGCAGTGCTATTTCAAGAGCTGTGTCTGATGCCAGTGCTG GTGATTATGGGAGTGCTATTGAGACATTGGTAACTGcaatttctttaattaaacaATCCAAAGTATCTGCTGATGATCGCTGCAAAGTTCTTATTAGCTCTTTGCAAGATTGCCTTCATGGAATTGAATCCAAGTCTTATGGTTCTGGATCAAG ACGTGAACGATCAAGAGAGAGGGACCATAGTAGATCACGAGAAAAGAGTCGGCGTCATAAATCCCGTAGTAGAGATCGTCATGATGATTATtatagagagagaagcagagaacgaGAGAGACACCGGGACCGGGACCGAGACCGGGACCGAGAACGTGACCGAGAACGCGAGTATCGTCATCGTTAG
- the CPSF6 gene encoding cleavage and polyadenylation specificity factor subunit 6 isoform X3, which translates to MADGVDHIDIYADVGEEFNQEAEYGGHDQIDLYDDVISPSANNGDAPEDRDYMDTLPPTVGDDVGKGAAPNVVYTYTGKRIALYIGNLTWWTTDEDLTEAVHSLGVNDILEIKFFENRANGQSKGFALVGVGSEASSKKLMDLLPKRELHGQNPVVTPCNKQFLSQFEMQSRKTTQSGQMSGEGKAGPPGGSSRAAFPQGGRGRGRFPGAVPGGDRFPGPTGPGGPPPPFPAGQTPPRPPLGPPGPPGPPGPPPPGQVLPPPLAGPPNRGDRPPPPVLFPGQPFGQPPLGPLPPGPPPPVPGYGPPPGPPPPQQGPPPPPGPFPPRPPGPLGPPLTLAPPPHLPGPPPGAPPPAPHVNPAFFPPPTNSGMPTSDSRGPPPTDPYGRPPPYDRGDYGPPGREMDTARTPLSEAEFEEIMNRNRAISSSAISRAVSDASAGDYGSAIETLVTAISLIKQSKVSADDRCKVLISSLQDCLHGIESKSYGSGSRRRERSRERDHSRSREKSRRHKSRSRDRHDDYYRERSRERERHRDRDRDRDRERDREREYRHR; encoded by the exons ATGGCGGACGGTGTGGACCACATAGACATTTACGCGGATGTAGGCGAAGAGTTCAACCAG GAAGCTGAATATGGTGGGCATGATCAGATAGATTTGTATGATGATGTCATCTCTCCATCTGCAAATAATGGAGATGCCCCAGAAGACCGTGATTACATGGATACTCTCCCACCAactgttggtgatgatgtgggtAAAGGAGCAGCACCAAATGTTGTCTATACGTATACTGGAAAGAGAATTGCATTGTATATCGGAAATCTGACATGG TGGACAACAGATGAAGACTTAACTGAAGCAGTTCATTCTTTGGGAGTAAATGATATTTTGGagataaaattttttgaaaatcgGGCAAATGGCCAGTCAAAAGG GTTTGCCCTTGTTGGTGTTGGATCTGAAGCATCCTCAAAAAAGTTAATGGATCTGTTGCCTAAAAGAGAACTTCATGGTCAGAATCCTGTTGTAACTCCATGCAATAAACAGTTCCTGAGTCAATTTGAAATGCAGTCCAGGAAAA CTACACAATCAGGACAAATGTCTGGGGAAGGTAAAGCTGGTCCTCCAGGAGGCAGTTCACGTGCAGCATTTCCACAAGGTGGTAGAGGACGGGGCCGTTTTCCAGGGGCTGTTCCCGGTGGGGACAGATTTCCTGGACCAACAGGACCAGGAGGGCCACCCCCACCTTTTCCag CTGGACAGACTCCACCACGTCCACCCTTAGGTCCTCCAGGCCCACCTGGTCCACCAGGTCCTCCACCTCCTGGTCAggttctgcctcctcctctagCTGGGCCTCCTAATCGAGGAGATCGCCCACCACCACCAGTTCTTTTTCCTGGACAACCTTTTGGGCAGCCTCCATTGGGTCCGCTTCCTCCTGGCCCTCCACCTCCAGTTCCGGGCTACGGCCCCCCTCCTGGTCCACCACCTCCACAACAGGGaccacctccacctccaggcCCCTTTCCACCTCGCCCACCTGGCCCTCTTGGGCCACCCCTGACACTTGCTCCTCCTCCGCATCTTCCTGGACCAcctccaggtgccccaccaccaGCTCCACATGTGAACCCGGCTTTCTTTCCTCCACCGACTAACAGCGGCATGCCTACATCAGATAGCCGGGGTCCACCACCAACAGATCCATATGGCCGACCTCCACCGTATGATAGGGGTGACTATGGGCCTCCTGGCAG ggaaatggATACTGCAAGAACGCCATTGAGTGAAGCTGAGTTTGAAGAAATCATGAATAGAAATAGGGCAATCTCAAGCAGTGCTATTTCAAGAGCTGTGTCTGATGCCAGTGCTG GTGATTATGGGAGTGCTATTGAGACATTGGTAACTGcaatttctttaattaaacaATCCAAAGTATCTGCTGATGATCGCTGCAAAGTTCTTATTAGCTCTTTGCAAGATTGCCTTCATGGAATTGAATCCAAGTCTTATGGTTCTGGATCAAG AAGACGTGAACGATCAAGAGAGAGGGACCATAGTAGATCACGAGAAAAGAGTCGGCGTCATAAATCCCGTAGTAGAGATCGTCATGATGATTATtatagagagagaagcagagaacgaGAGAGACACCGGGACCGGGACCGAGACCGGGACCGAGAACGTGACCGAGAACGCGAGTATCGTCATCGTTAG
- the CPSF6 gene encoding cleavage and polyadenylation specificity factor subunit 6 isoform X2 has translation MADGVDHIDIYADVGEEFNQEAEYGGHDQIDLYDDVISPSANNGDAPEDRDYMDTLPPTVGDDVGKGAAPNVVYTYTGKRIALYIGNLTWWTTDEDLTEAVHSLGVNDILEIKFFENRANGQSKGFALVGVGSEASSKKLMDLLPKRELHGQNPVVTPCNKQFLSQFEMQSRKTTQSGQMSGEGKAGPPGGSSRAAFPQGGRGRGRFPGAVPGGDRFPGPTGPGGPPPPFPGNLIKHLVKGTRPLFLETRIPWHMGHSIEEIPIFGLKAGQTPPRPPLGPPGPPGPPGPPPPGQVLPPPLAGPPNRGDRPPPPVLFPGQPFGQPPLGPLPPGPPPPVPGYGPPPGPPPPQQGPPPPPGPFPPRPPGPLGPPLTLAPPPHLPGPPPGAPPPAPHVNPAFFPPPTNSGMPTSDSRGPPPTDPYGRPPPYDRGDYGPPGREMDTARTPLSEAEFEEIMNRNRAISSSAISRAVSDASAGDYGSAIETLVTAISLIKQSKVSADDRCKVLISSLQDCLHGIESKSYGSGSRRERSRERDHSRSREKSRRHKSRSRDRHDDYYRERSRERERHRDRDRDRDRERDREREYRHR, from the exons ATGGCGGACGGTGTGGACCACATAGACATTTACGCGGATGTAGGCGAAGAGTTCAACCAG GAAGCTGAATATGGTGGGCATGATCAGATAGATTTGTATGATGATGTCATCTCTCCATCTGCAAATAATGGAGATGCCCCAGAAGACCGTGATTACATGGATACTCTCCCACCAactgttggtgatgatgtgggtAAAGGAGCAGCACCAAATGTTGTCTATACGTATACTGGAAAGAGAATTGCATTGTATATCGGAAATCTGACATGG TGGACAACAGATGAAGACTTAACTGAAGCAGTTCATTCTTTGGGAGTAAATGATATTTTGGagataaaattttttgaaaatcgGGCAAATGGCCAGTCAAAAGG GTTTGCCCTTGTTGGTGTTGGATCTGAAGCATCCTCAAAAAAGTTAATGGATCTGTTGCCTAAAAGAGAACTTCATGGTCAGAATCCTGTTGTAACTCCATGCAATAAACAGTTCCTGAGTCAATTTGAAATGCAGTCCAGGAAAA CTACACAATCAGGACAAATGTCTGGGGAAGGTAAAGCTGGTCCTCCAGGAGGCAGTTCACGTGCAGCATTTCCACAAGGTGGTAGAGGACGGGGCCGTTTTCCAGGGGCTGTTCCCGGTGGGGACAGATTTCCTGGACCAACAGGACCAGGAGGGCCACCCCCACCTTTTCCag GAAATTTGATCAAGCATCTTGTTAAAGGAACTCGGCCTTTGTTCCTGGAAACTAGGATTCCATGGCATATGGGGCACAGCATAGAGGAAATACCCATTTTTGGCCTAAaag CTGGACAGACTCCACCACGTCCACCCTTAGGTCCTCCAGGCCCACCTGGTCCACCAGGTCCTCCACCTCCTGGTCAggttctgcctcctcctctagCTGGGCCTCCTAATCGAGGAGATCGCCCACCACCACCAGTTCTTTTTCCTGGACAACCTTTTGGGCAGCCTCCATTGGGTCCGCTTCCTCCTGGCCCTCCACCTCCAGTTCCGGGCTACGGCCCCCCTCCTGGTCCACCACCTCCACAACAGGGaccacctccacctccaggcCCCTTTCCACCTCGCCCACCTGGCCCTCTTGGGCCACCCCTGACACTTGCTCCTCCTCCGCATCTTCCTGGACCAcctccaggtgccccaccaccaGCTCCACATGTGAACCCGGCTTTCTTTCCTCCACCGACTAACAGCGGCATGCCTACATCAGATAGCCGGGGTCCACCACCAACAGATCCATATGGCCGACCTCCACCGTATGATAGGGGTGACTATGGGCCTCCTGGCAG ggaaatggATACTGCAAGAACGCCATTGAGTGAAGCTGAGTTTGAAGAAATCATGAATAGAAATAGGGCAATCTCAAGCAGTGCTATTTCAAGAGCTGTGTCTGATGCCAGTGCTG GTGATTATGGGAGTGCTATTGAGACATTGGTAACTGcaatttctttaattaaacaATCCAAAGTATCTGCTGATGATCGCTGCAAAGTTCTTATTAGCTCTTTGCAAGATTGCCTTCATGGAATTGAATCCAAGTCTTATGGTTCTGGATCAAG ACGTGAACGATCAAGAGAGAGGGACCATAGTAGATCACGAGAAAAGAGTCGGCGTCATAAATCCCGTAGTAGAGATCGTCATGATGATTATtatagagagagaagcagagaacgaGAGAGACACCGGGACCGGGACCGAGACCGGGACCGAGAACGTGACCGAGAACGCGAGTATCGTCATCGTTAG
- the CPSF6 gene encoding cleavage and polyadenylation specificity factor subunit 6 isoform X1, producing the protein MADGVDHIDIYADVGEEFNQEAEYGGHDQIDLYDDVISPSANNGDAPEDRDYMDTLPPTVGDDVGKGAAPNVVYTYTGKRIALYIGNLTWWTTDEDLTEAVHSLGVNDILEIKFFENRANGQSKGFALVGVGSEASSKKLMDLLPKRELHGQNPVVTPCNKQFLSQFEMQSRKTTQSGQMSGEGKAGPPGGSSRAAFPQGGRGRGRFPGAVPGGDRFPGPTGPGGPPPPFPGNLIKHLVKGTRPLFLETRIPWHMGHSIEEIPIFGLKAGQTPPRPPLGPPGPPGPPGPPPPGQVLPPPLAGPPNRGDRPPPPVLFPGQPFGQPPLGPLPPGPPPPVPGYGPPPGPPPPQQGPPPPPGPFPPRPPGPLGPPLTLAPPPHLPGPPPGAPPPAPHVNPAFFPPPTNSGMPTSDSRGPPPTDPYGRPPPYDRGDYGPPGREMDTARTPLSEAEFEEIMNRNRAISSSAISRAVSDASAGDYGSAIETLVTAISLIKQSKVSADDRCKVLISSLQDCLHGIESKSYGSGSRRRERSRERDHSRSREKSRRHKSRSRDRHDDYYRERSRERERHRDRDRDRDRERDREREYRHR; encoded by the exons ATGGCGGACGGTGTGGACCACATAGACATTTACGCGGATGTAGGCGAAGAGTTCAACCAG GAAGCTGAATATGGTGGGCATGATCAGATAGATTTGTATGATGATGTCATCTCTCCATCTGCAAATAATGGAGATGCCCCAGAAGACCGTGATTACATGGATACTCTCCCACCAactgttggtgatgatgtgggtAAAGGAGCAGCACCAAATGTTGTCTATACGTATACTGGAAAGAGAATTGCATTGTATATCGGAAATCTGACATGG TGGACAACAGATGAAGACTTAACTGAAGCAGTTCATTCTTTGGGAGTAAATGATATTTTGGagataaaattttttgaaaatcgGGCAAATGGCCAGTCAAAAGG GTTTGCCCTTGTTGGTGTTGGATCTGAAGCATCCTCAAAAAAGTTAATGGATCTGTTGCCTAAAAGAGAACTTCATGGTCAGAATCCTGTTGTAACTCCATGCAATAAACAGTTCCTGAGTCAATTTGAAATGCAGTCCAGGAAAA CTACACAATCAGGACAAATGTCTGGGGAAGGTAAAGCTGGTCCTCCAGGAGGCAGTTCACGTGCAGCATTTCCACAAGGTGGTAGAGGACGGGGCCGTTTTCCAGGGGCTGTTCCCGGTGGGGACAGATTTCCTGGACCAACAGGACCAGGAGGGCCACCCCCACCTTTTCCag GAAATTTGATCAAGCATCTTGTTAAAGGAACTCGGCCTTTGTTCCTGGAAACTAGGATTCCATGGCATATGGGGCACAGCATAGAGGAAATACCCATTTTTGGCCTAAaag CTGGACAGACTCCACCACGTCCACCCTTAGGTCCTCCAGGCCCACCTGGTCCACCAGGTCCTCCACCTCCTGGTCAggttctgcctcctcctctagCTGGGCCTCCTAATCGAGGAGATCGCCCACCACCACCAGTTCTTTTTCCTGGACAACCTTTTGGGCAGCCTCCATTGGGTCCGCTTCCTCCTGGCCCTCCACCTCCAGTTCCGGGCTACGGCCCCCCTCCTGGTCCACCACCTCCACAACAGGGaccacctccacctccaggcCCCTTTCCACCTCGCCCACCTGGCCCTCTTGGGCCACCCCTGACACTTGCTCCTCCTCCGCATCTTCCTGGACCAcctccaggtgccccaccaccaGCTCCACATGTGAACCCGGCTTTCTTTCCTCCACCGACTAACAGCGGCATGCCTACATCAGATAGCCGGGGTCCACCACCAACAGATCCATATGGCCGACCTCCACCGTATGATAGGGGTGACTATGGGCCTCCTGGCAG ggaaatggATACTGCAAGAACGCCATTGAGTGAAGCTGAGTTTGAAGAAATCATGAATAGAAATAGGGCAATCTCAAGCAGTGCTATTTCAAGAGCTGTGTCTGATGCCAGTGCTG GTGATTATGGGAGTGCTATTGAGACATTGGTAACTGcaatttctttaattaaacaATCCAAAGTATCTGCTGATGATCGCTGCAAAGTTCTTATTAGCTCTTTGCAAGATTGCCTTCATGGAATTGAATCCAAGTCTTATGGTTCTGGATCAAG AAGACGTGAACGATCAAGAGAGAGGGACCATAGTAGATCACGAGAAAAGAGTCGGCGTCATAAATCCCGTAGTAGAGATCGTCATGATGATTATtatagagagagaagcagagaacgaGAGAGACACCGGGACCGGGACCGAGACCGGGACCGAGAACGTGACCGAGAACGCGAGTATCGTCATCGTTAG